One region of Quercus lobata isolate SW786 chromosome 2, ValleyOak3.0 Primary Assembly, whole genome shotgun sequence genomic DNA includes:
- the LOC115976362 gene encoding putative pentatricopeptide repeat-containing protein At2g01510, which yields MKPFHRANALQTFASLGASQSPKLPLNDVHRFIDARIIKTGFNPQTCRFNFRVNDFLQRGELSHARQLFDQMPQKNTISTNMMISGYVKSGNLSYARELFDAMVERTAVTWTILIGGYSQSNQFREAFKLFAAMCRWGTEPDYITFATLLSGCSDSETANEVVQVHAHIVKLGFDSTLMVCNSLVDAYCKIRCLDLACQLFQEMPERDCVTLNAMITGFSRDGMNEDAIKLFMHMQRFGFKPSEFTFAAVLCAGIGLDDIVFGQQIHSFVLKTNFVWNVFVGNALLDFYSKHSRVLEARKFFDEMPELDGVSYNVIISGYAWDGQIKESLDLFRELQYTRFDRRQFPLATLLSIAANTLDLEMGRQIHSQAIVSTADSEVLVGNSLVDVYAKCGRFEEAKKIFANLAHKSTVPWTAMISGYVQKGLHEESLKLFNEMRRTNVSADQATFASILRASANLASLSLGKQLHSFVIRSGFMSNVFSGSALVDMYAKCGSLKDALQSFQEMPERNPVSWNALISAYAQNGDGAGTLMSFEQMVQSGFQPDSVSFLSVLTACSHCGHIDKALQYFNSMTQVYKLVPKKEHYASLVDVLCRSGRFDEAKKLMAQMPFEPDEIMWSSVLNSCRIHKNQELAKKAADQLFSMEELRDAAPYVNMSNIYAAVGQWDNVGKVKKAMRDRGLKKVPAYSWVEIEHKNHVFSANDKSHPQMGDIMRKIDMLVKQMEKEGYKPDTGCALHNVDEEIKAESLKYHSERLAIAYALISTPEGSPILVMKNLRACTDCHAAIKVISRIVSREITVRDSSRFHHFRDGFCSCGDYW from the coding sequence ATGAAACCTTTTCATAGAGCAAATGCGCTTCAAACCTTCGCTTCTTTAGGAGCCTCTCAATCTCCAAAGCTACCTCTCAATGATGTCCATCGTTTTATCGATGCCCGTATCATCAAAACGGGCTTCAATCCACAAACATGCCGTTTTAACTTCCGGGTCAACGATTTTCTCCAAAGAGGTGAATTGTCCCACGCACGTCAACTGTTTGATCAAATGCCTCAGAAGAATACAATCTCGACGAACATGATGATTTCCGGTTATGTGAAATCGGGCAATCTTTCTTATGCTAGAGAGTTGTTTGACGCCATGGTTGAACGTACAGCAGTGACTTGGACAATCTTGATAGGTGGGTATTCGCAATCTAATCAATTTCGAGAAGCTTTTAAGCTTTTTGCGGCGATGTGTAGGTGGGGGACCGAACCGGATTATATAACTTTTGCGACTCTCTTATCTGGATGCAGTGACTCAGAGACCGCGAATGAAGTTGTTCAAGTCCATGCCCATATTGTTAAATTGGGATTTGATTCGACTCTCATGGTTTGCAATTCCTTGGTTGATGCTTACTGCAAAATACGTTGCCTAGATTTAGCTTGTCAGCTTTTTCAGGAAATGCCTGAAAGAGATTGCGTCACTTTGAATGCGATGATAACAGGGTTCTCAAGAGATGGGATGAATGAAGACGCAATAAAGCTTTTTATGCATATGCAGCGTTTTGGTTTCAAGCCTTCAGAGTTTACTTTTGCCGCGGTTCTATGTGCTGGGATTGGATTAGATGACATAGTATTTGGGCAGCAAATTCACTCTTTTGTGCTGAAGACCAACTTTGTTTGGAATGTGTTTGTGGGGAATGCTTTGCTCGATTTCTACTCAAAGCACAGTCGTGTGCTTGAAGCAAGGAAATTTTTTGATGAGATGCCAGAGTTGGATGGCGTATCATACAATGTAATCATCTCGGGTTACGCATGGGATGGGCAAATCAAAGAGTCTCTTGATCTTTTCCGGGAATTACAGTATACCAGATTTGATCGCAGGCAATTCCCTCTTGCAACCTTGTTGAGCATTGCAGCCAATACATTGGACTTGGAAATGGGTCGACAAATTCATTCCCAAGCTATTGTGTCAACAGCTGATTCAGAAGTTCTGGTTGGAAATTCTTTGGTTGACGTGTATGCCAAATGTGGCAGATTTGAGGAAGCGAAAAAGATATTTGCAAATTTAGCCCACAAAAGCACAGTTCCATGGACTGCGATGATCTCAGGTTATGTTCAGAAGGGACTCCATGAAGAAAGCCTAAAACTGTTCAATGAGATGCGTAGAACCAATGTAAGTGCTGACCAGGCAACTTTTGCTAGCATCTTGAGGGCTTCTGCAAATTTAGCCTCCCTCTCACTAGGGAAACAGTTACATTCATTTGTAATCAGATCAGGATTTATGTCAAATGTATTTTCTGGAAGTGCACTCGTAGATATGTATGCAAAATGTGGGTCATTAAAAGATGCACTTCAAAGTTTTCAAGAAATGCCTGAAAGGAACCCAGTCTCTTGGAATGCCCTAATCTCAGCTTATGCACAGAATGGAGATGGTGCAGGCACTCTTATGTCTTTTGAACAAATGGTCCAGTCAGGTTTTCAACCAGATTCAGTTAGCTTTCTTAGTGTCTTAACTGCTTGCAGCCATTGTGGGCACATTGACAAAGCATTGCAATACTTCAACTCCATGACTCAAGTTTATAAACTTGTTCCCAAAAAAGAACACTATGCGTCATTGGTTGATGTGTTGTGTCGGAGTGGACGGTTTGATGAAGCAAAGAAGTTGATGGCTCAAATGCCATTTGAACCTGATGAGATTATGTGGTCATCAGTTCTAAATTCATGTAGAATTCATAAAAATCAAGAATTGGCTAAGAAAGCAGCAGACCAACTTTTCAGTATGGAAGAGCTTAGGGATGCTGCTCCTTATGTCAATATGTCCAATATTTATGCAGCAGTAGGCCAGTGGGACAATGTTGGGAAGGTAAAGAAGGCAATGAGGGATAGAGGACTTAAAAAGGTCCCTGCTTATAGCTGGGTTGAAATTGAACATAAGAATCATGTCTTCTCAGCAAATGACAAATCCCACCCGCAAATGGGGGATATCATGAGAAAGATTGATATGCTGGTGAAGCAAATGGAAAAGGAAGGATACAAGCCAGACACAGGTTGTGCCCTTCACAATGTAGACGAGGAGATCAAAGCTGAGTCTCTTAAATATCACAGTGAACGCTTAGCAATTGCATATGCTCTGATCAGTACACCAGAAGGGTCACCTATACTTGTGATGAAGAATCTAAGAGCTTGCACAGACTGCCATGCTGCAATCAAGGTGATCTCAAGGATTGTCTCAAGGGAAATCACAGTCAGGGATTCAAGCAGATTCCATCATTTTAGAGATGGTTTTTGCTCTTGTGGGGACTATTGGTGA